A genomic segment from Drosophila miranda strain MSH22 chromosome 3, D.miranda_PacBio2.1, whole genome shotgun sequence encodes:
- the LOC108160993 gene encoding troponin C, isoallergen Bla g 6.0201 isoform X1: MQWVRNEFIFLYVLQADGEYDKEQLRILRNAFKAFDHDGAGSIDHADVSSILEILGQKLEPPAVKALIKEVDKGTSGKLDFGQFCKLAARFIEVEEDLGALQNELKEAFRVYDKEGKGYLTVATLRGILHELDDKISNQDLDLIIEEIDADGSGTVDFDEFMQVMTG; the protein is encoded by the exons ATGCAATGGGTGCGTAATGAATTCATATTTCTGTACGTTTTACAGGCTGATGGAGAGTATGACAAAGAGCAATTGAGAA TTCTTCGAAATGCCTTTAAGGCGTTTGATCACGATGGTGCAGGGTCGATTGACCATGCAGATGTATCTAGCATTCTTGAAATTCTAGGTCAGAAGCTGGAGCCGCCAGCAGTTAAAGCGCTCATTAAAGAAGTAGATAAGGGAACATCTGGTAAATTGGATTTTGGCCAATTTTGCAAGCTGGCGGCTCGTTTCATTGAAGTAGAGGAGGACTTGGGTGCACTGCAAAATGAATTAAAAGAAGCATTTCGTGTTTACGATAAGGAAGGAAAAGGTTATCTAACGGTTGCCACACTGCGCGGTATTCTGCACGAATTAGATGATAAGATATCTAATCAAGACCTAGATTTGATAATCGAAGAAATTGATGCTGATGGTTCAGGCACCGTTGATTTTGATG AATTTATGCAAGTTATGACAG GTTAA
- the LOC108160993 gene encoding troponin C, isoallergen Bla g 6.0201 isoform X2, which yields MADGEYDKEQLRILRNAFKAFDHDGAGSIDHADVSSILEILGQKLEPPAVKALIKEVDKGTSGKLDFGQFCKLAARFIEVEEDLGALQNELKEAFRVYDKEGKGYLTVATLRGILHELDDKISNQDLDLIIEEIDADGSGTVDFDEFMQVMTG from the exons ATG GCTGATGGAGAGTATGACAAAGAGCAATTGAGAA TTCTTCGAAATGCCTTTAAGGCGTTTGATCACGATGGTGCAGGGTCGATTGACCATGCAGATGTATCTAGCATTCTTGAAATTCTAGGTCAGAAGCTGGAGCCGCCAGCAGTTAAAGCGCTCATTAAAGAAGTAGATAAGGGAACATCTGGTAAATTGGATTTTGGCCAATTTTGCAAGCTGGCGGCTCGTTTCATTGAAGTAGAGGAGGACTTGGGTGCACTGCAAAATGAATTAAAAGAAGCATTTCGTGTTTACGATAAGGAAGGAAAAGGTTATCTAACGGTTGCCACACTGCGCGGTATTCTGCACGAATTAGATGATAAGATATCTAATCAAGACCTAGATTTGATAATCGAAGAAATTGATGCTGATGGTTCAGGCACCGTTGATTTTGATG AATTTATGCAAGTTATGACAG GTTAA